A part of Caretta caretta isolate rCarCar2 chromosome 1, rCarCar1.hap1, whole genome shotgun sequence genomic DNA contains:
- the TEX26 gene encoding testis-expressed protein 26, with the protein MWDPYETTMKHEYPYRAPVETEAVRPRTAKGHVNPHQLSDPIGFNTYREEFCWKPYSKAEPIMTGSSSGTRRNNPHPSQSFMIWKMPREEKPQPSNSLSRWTQPISKQEIREAIRAQFNSTYNGDYLGLPQGLQIKDTIPVPPDWKKRIPHPPATEFRHHYQAPAHIHDFMDFSWKYGCNANRHIPAKGVVPTVTFSHIQNQENIKQMTTYQRDFGKEYFNILSILNSLDPEQVNKYIERAPKQERAILQHFLNTVCGSQSEKFRRTSPSKKPEDKLSDRPSECK; encoded by the exons ATGTGGGATCCGTATGAAACTACAATGAAACATGAATACCCATATAGAGCACCAGTAGAGACTGAAGCAGTACG TCCCAGAACAGCAAAAGGACATGTGAATCCACACCAACTTAGTGATCCTATTGGCTTTAATACTTACAGAGAAGAGTTCTGTTGGAAACCATATTCCAAGGCAGAACCTATAATGACTGGCTCATCATCAGGAACAAGGAGAAACAATCCTCATCCCAGTCAA AGTTTCATGATTTGGAAGATGCCTCGAGAAGAAAAACCGCAGCCCTCCAACAGCCTTTCACGCTGGACACAGCCTATTTCTAAACAAGAGATCAGGGAAGCAATCAGAGCACAGTTCAACTCTACCTATAATGGAGATTATTTAGGATTACCACAGG GTTTACAAATTAAAGATACTATTCCTGTGCCTCCTGACTGGAAAAAAAGAATCCCACATCCTCCAGCAACTGAGTTTAGGCATCATTACCAGGCCCCAGCCCACATCCATGACTTCATGGACTTTTCCTGGAAATATGGATGTAATGCAAACCGGCATATTCCAGCAAAAGGAGTTG TTCCTACCGTGACATTTTCTCACATCCAGAACCAAGAAAACATTAAACAGATGACCACATACCAAAGAGATTTTGGGAAAGAATATTTCAATATCTTATCAATTTTAAATTCTCTGGATCCAGAACAAGTTAATAAGTACATTGAAAGAGCTCCAAAGCAAG AGAGAGCAATTCTTCAGCACTTTCTTAACACAGTTTGTGGGAGCCAGAGTGAGAAGTTCAGAAGGACTTCACCCTCaaagaaaccagaagacaaactATCTGACAGACCGTCTGAATGCAAATGA